One Pomacea canaliculata isolate SZHN2017 linkage group LG1, ASM307304v1, whole genome shotgun sequence genomic window, ctttttgtttttctgccaTCTTAGATGTGCTTGTATGTGCACTCTGTAAAAGTTTCCCAAGGCTGGCATTATTATTTCCAGCAGCAAGTGCACCCTCAGAATCTCGTCCCAGGATGGCTCGTGATCGAGGAGATGGGAGATCTTCCACACAAACTGCAGCTGCATGAAAGCCTTGAGCATTAAAGTCAAAGGAAGACACTGAAAGCTCTGGAATGCTGCAAGGAGTTTCCATTTCCTGAACAGTAGCAGACTTAATACCAGAATCCTTCAGTGACAGTGCTTTTTTCTGTGGAATGTTATTTGTACTGGGATCACGAGAGTGCTCTAGTTTCAAAGGGCTGCAAGCTGGTGTTGGCACATGAAGTAACCCTGGCTGAGGGTGAAAATCAGGGGTAACAAAGCCAACACATTTATCTCCTGTTTTACCATCAATTTTGACACTTAAAGGTTGAAAGTTGGGTGAAGAAGTGAATGACCTAGCAAGCGTGTGGGTAGAAATCCCTTTTTGTTCGAATGCAGGAGTAAAACCTGTGCTTATATTTGGAGCAAAACTACCATCACTTTGAGGCACAAAAACTCGACCACTGTTTACCACATGCTCTGAGCTCTGGTCTTGCACAAAAGCTGAAGGTGGACCTGAGATAGAAGAGTCTCTATGAAGAAAATGATGGAAGACACCAATATCGCTACTACGGGTCTGTAAGGTCTTCTCTTTCACCATGTGCTGCCAAGTTGCTGCTGCAGACATGAGAGAAACATCTAATGGCCTTGAATCTGCAGTCACTGGATTGCTTTTGTTCTGGCACTTAAGCTTACTGGAAGACACATAGGTTTTTTTTGGGTTATCATCATTTGTATCCCACATTTCAGTGGATTTGCTGTTTCTCTCAAAAGGCATTTCCTTCTgccattttgaatttttttgctgttgtttcagtATCAATTCTTCATAGCCATCTGCCAAAAGCATAGTATCTATTTGTTGGCGCAGTAGCTGGCGATGTGAGTCTGTTAAAACAGCACCCAACTGCATGTCGCAGGAATGAGTTTTAGAAGGTGCCTCCATGGAACCTGCTTTAGGCAGGTTGCTGCTATCCCGTTCAGGAATGAACTGCTGATCACCTGGCAACTCCTCCAAAAGTTTTTCTGGGTCTGGTGTTGATGACACCAAACGTCTGTTAAATGGTGTCCTATCGTGGACTATATCGGAGGCTTGGATGTTATGCAATCCATAAACCTCCTGGCTGTCATCTGGAGAAATTAATATGCTAAGTATGATGAGAAacattgttattaaaaaaacaccttAGGATGTAACACTTCCTCTGAATGGTTTTTGTGCAGATATGGAAACCagtgttataaatatttcagcttCTTTCATAATGGCAGATAAAAATATAGGAACATTTTTCATTGCATAGTCTAACAACAGCTAATCAGAAAATGATAATATAGATTTTTTATAACTAATAGTCCATGTGAGATGAAGAAAGTCAATggataaatgacattttaatgtttcctttacAAATATAATCTTTCCTACATGCATGTGAAAATACAcgcaaatattaaaatgaaagcagatggcaagagaaagagaactaCAATCTGTTGCCAATAAGATCTATACAATTTTCATTAAGAAATGTAAAGCAGAAATGTTAGTCATATTAATGTTTTCATACTTCAAATCCTTTGAGTCTAAAAGCCTAAGGATTGTATCTGATACAAAGTGTAATTTAACAAGTGCACATCTGTGTTCTTACTCTGGTGTGCCATCCAGTTCTCCACCAAAGTAGTAAACTTTGCACAAGTATCCTGAGCACTGGTTCTAGAATTTGAAGTGTGCTGCTCACTAGACTCAGATGAGTACAGAGAATATCCTGCTTTTGttcttggtttctttttctcttgtctgTAAAGAAATAATGTCTAAAGTTGCACTGGaaagcaattttattaaataaaatgcgCTAGATCTTTTGTCTTTGCATTAAGAAAGCTGCACGCATTTATACTTCATATAATACACTGCCTGACGAAGCAATAGCATGAAGCAATCTTGGtggtttttcttattttttttaatacaaatctttcaaaattcCTTTAAAATGCATCCTTGtaatttatcttcttttaattttttttttttttggtctatcAGACTATCTCACTATTTGCATATCATTATTGAAATTTCAAAGATGGTGTATGTGTACAACTATTTTGGTTCTAAGTGTCACTCACTTTTTGGATCCATTTCCTTGTTTACTAAATATTCTTCCAGCAACTGTCACCTTTTTAGTGTTAGCCTAAATGTAAAGTCATTAAGAAATAGTTGGAGtgattcaaaatttaaaaacaacagaaaagaaaatttgatacATGTATATCAATGTCATTAGGGACATTGCTGAtctactaatactaatactgaCAGCTGTGGTTGTGTTCACCTTCGTTGTTTGAAATTAGGACTAAACAactagaaaataatgttttttatctgtgacagaaataaacagtCCAGATCTAACGCATCTacaaagaatataaacacaaatagtATACCTTAAGATTATGACCCAGTTTAGTGACTGGTAGGGGCTTTTTAGTTTTCAATGGCATTGTCGAAAAcaggtgtaaatattttatccGTAGTTTCCACAAAACTCTAAATTaacaaagtatttcaaaaaCTTTAGCACTAGTCATGTGTTGCCTTGCACGTCGTTTTGCGGTTTCTGCCGGACTCCAGTTTTTTAATGCCTGCATAGCAAGGTACTCAGAGGAACACTTCCAAAAGCCTAAGACATATGCTGTTTTCGAAGCAATAACATATATTAACTAATGGTTTATGAATCAGTTATAAATATTAGTCCTTTCATTTGGTGTCATGTCAGTGTGAAGCGTTGTTTGAAAGTGGTGCCTCTATGCCTAGCAACAACCAAAGCATTTACCACTACGCGTTCCGGGTCGTTAAAAAATAGttcaaaaattaatgaattactCCATGTCTcgctataaaaaataaaacattagccagtttcaaaaacaatttttaatagtATTACACAGAGATAGCTTCCAAAGCactaaaatagaaaacaaagcaCGAAATATCTTGCGCAATGATTTCATATTGGTATTTAAAAAGTCAGAACGGCAAGTTGCTCAAAAAAACTGCATTAACGTTAATTTCGTTTTTGGATAACTGTTCACAACAGTAAtgaatttctgtaaaatttgaATAACACTTTTTTCATACAGAGGCATTGTCAGGATGGCTAGGTGTGGTAACGAGTGCTTGCAACCAATTCGACGAGTGGCACAAAGACACGCAAACGTGGTTTCTAGGACAGCGCACGAATGTTCCGTGGTGGGTGGTTCGTATCTCACCTCGGAGGCAGGGCACGGACCCCTGGGGAGAAGACCTCTCCGGGCGCTTGTAATTGTAAGCGtaaattatttatcaatatataagAATATGCTTACAGCTCGATTGTCAATAGCTACATGTCATTCAGTGGCGTAatatatagactgcaaacatatCAGGACAAGCACACTAGGTACACATTGATCACTGCTTGAGCATCGACAcagaccgattaaaataaacaatttcaggaagggagtaaacattgatttcttctatcttcttttaaaaacttgattttatatatgtatatctttaaaaaataagttttcagtGCGGgtcaggtaacaaacaaaacactggagaatgggagataacaagcaaaccctttttatgtgtcttacgtccctttgattagtttatcctctggcagtttgaatgagttgtttagaATGCCGCAGGCCCGGGTATACCAGACCCAGACGTCCACCCCCCTttctctcgtcaggcctgctcaGTGGGAGGTAGCTAGCTTTCTGGAGATTTTGCTGACAATTCCAGTTCCCTTTCTCCTCAATCCACGCACACTTATAAATCCTAAACGAAATACTTTTCATTGAAAGTAataacgcgcgcgcacacattcTCTCATTCACATACATTAAACACACATTTCAGATTTACCACAACTGCGTACATAGATCTACCTCTCAAGACATACGCGAGCATACAAGACTTACTGGCACCACAAACATCGCCCACAAACTTGAAAAGACAAAGTCGATCAACATTCAGCCCGGTCGCCCTGTGCTCATTATCGCCAAAGACAGGCCCGAGGGGCGGGTCCTGTCAGATGCCACGTCTATTCCCCACATCTCCCTACGAtcggtaccagtcaagggacgaatgatcACTGAACCACGTGCATATGTGTGAGAGCATGGaaaggaattttctttttcttttgcatttcatttcataataataataacatgcgATTTCTTTAGCGCATATAATCACGCTCACGAagggagcatgctctcagcaccTAAGACTATAGTAAAAACATGAACAGAATACGAAGGTCGGAAGGTGAAGCAACTATGTAGAAAAGtataagtaataaaagataaacatatagaagacacaaagaggaatcaggaaaCACATTTCTTGGGAATATATACTGTGCAAATAGTGGCATCTGCGATTGTGGGTACGTGTGTGTAATTGGCAACTGTCCAGTAAGTAGGGCCATCATGAAGACATGTTCCCTGTGCAATATGTCACTTGGTACATGTAATTAGATAACTGGCCACCACGGCGTCGACCACCCTCCTAGGTCGACCACCCTTTGACGGAGTGtcatgccgggtcacatgaccaaactaGACCAGCTTACGCCGCTTGACCAGGTCCTACAAGTATAGCgactgcttttgttttgttcactggttttgtgtttttcagaGCAGCTTCCTCAGGCACTTTTATtttcgaatgcctggattccgTATTGGCAAGCAGGATCCGCGTTTCATACCCGTGAAGCGGAATCGGTTTCTACTGCGGACTTGTACAGGTTGCACTTTGTAGTTATGATGTtatggctgttgctgttgtgatcatGATGTGGATACCTATCATGGAGCTGCCATCTTCGGAGAGATTGGTTCTAAAGCACTTAAAGCTGATTACTTCTTCGAGTCGTAGTCCGTTCATATAAACATCTGCTATGGCCGTGTCCTCACTCTTATCAATGCTGGCATTCCACTTCGTTTGTGCAGGATCGGAGGAACTTGTACAGATTATACTTCGTAGTAAGCCTGATGGTATGGCTGGATAAGTAAGTTGACCTTGGTCAACCTGGACATAGCCGCTGTTGTTGTCGCGATCCTAATGGGGATACCTGTCGTGGAGCTGTCGTCATTGGAGAAGGTGGCTCCCAGATACATTCAGAAATAGTCACACTCGTGAAGACATGAACGTTCATGAACACCCTTATTAACACATATTCCCAGTTCTCCCACTGGCTTTAGTTTTAACCATTTGTATATCTTGATATTGTTGGCCTCTTTCTGTGCTGGTAATGTTTCTGTACCTCCAAAACGAGAGAGATAATGGGAGGGGACGGGGAGATTCTCTCACTTGAGTAAAAATACTAACATGTACTGCACTTACATAACTGACCAGGACATATAGAAATAATTCAAGATGTTAGCTCATTGGAAGTGCATCAGCAGACAAAATCCACTGGCTTTGTTACTTGCTCCGGAAAGATTCCATTCTCAGCTGAGTGACTACATAGGATACAACACAAGCCTTCATGCCAAGCGTATGAATTGCCTCCGCAATGAATTTAGGACCAGTAGCTGACAGCAGGTATTCAAGGACAGTAAATGTACATGGCAGTCGAAAACACACAAAGTCCCCAAACCTCCAACCCCCAGCCACCCCTAAAAATTGTCCCTAATTCAACTTGACACTTGTGTAGCGATGAATGTGTGCAATAGGCCAACAGGATTTCAATGGACTGCAGTTGAAAAGAAGGTCATGCATTACTGGAATGCATGTTATACGAGCATGAGTGCATACATTCCTTTGACTCCCTTCGACACTATACCCCAGTAGAGActacacttttattcttttaagcaAAGTCAGACTCCAGATGAATGTATAAATCAATCCAGCtttatttgtcttcatttgtaCACAATTCAACGTAGGTACATGTGCAAAGAGGCTTTTGGAAATAATAACATCATGTCTGGTATATATTTTTGACAGAGTTTGAAACGAGGGGCTAAGGTGATGGCAACattcaacatcaaagagagCCTTTTTTAGATCACTGAAGCGGTGCACAAGAACTAAACAAGTGCAGTACTTCTATAGAACCAAAATAGGAGTTTTCTTTCCCACAGCAGTGGGTGTCAATCATTGGGGccttttattgttataataatttttgaGAACATATTGCAAGTGACCCTTCACGATCATCACTCCTCCTTTGACATTTGTGGGAGGTTCGTATCCAACCTTCGCTGTGCTGACGATCTCTGTCAGATAGCAGGCAACAGCGGTAAACTGCAAGACAATACCAACAAACTGAGAGACAGACAATGCGAATGGGTGTGAAACAGAGACCAACACAACACGAACAAAGTCCTGGTTATGGACATGAATGAAATATATCTCGGTTAAGGATACAGCTCTTATTACTTGGGAACCACTTTCTAAAGATGGGAGCTCTACGGCAAGCTTCAGAAACAGCAGCAGGGGAGATTACCAGATTAAAGAGGATATATGGCGCAATGATGTCATCCTGTTCAAGTTCCTACATAGTTCCAATCCTGCTGTAGGGATATGAGACGCCAACTCTGCTTGCCTATACGGACAGGAATACCGGAAGTCGAGACCAACTGCCTGAGTAGGTTGTTCCGAATCTTCTACATGGAACGTAAAAACCAGGACGACTCTTCCAAGACAGTTCTTCGGGTTACCTTGAAGAGGGTCGATTCCGAGatggacagaagaagaaataatttgcaaaaataaagaagtggACTGGTCTTTTCATTGAAGACCTGCTCATTGTCGCTCAAGACAGGCCTACCTCGTGAGCCAAGTACCCGCTGCGTTGTTTCACCACGACGACCGGTACCGGCGGACCAGCATAATCGTTCATCAACTCGCCTCATTCAAGGGACGAATGCGAAAGTATATATTATGGGCGGGAAAGAGGACTTTAGAGGATTAGAATGTGTTATCTGAAACTCTCAGAAATTTCGTTGACCTTTGTTACCCTGACCTCTTTGCTAGAAAAGCAAATTCATCATCCGGTCACGAGCTGCGACAGTTTAATGAGCGCATGAGTGCACAATGACAGGCGTGTTTGGTGGCCTGACTGATGCTGTTCTTGGATTGAGTTTCTTTACACCATTTCATGCGTTTCttactttttgtaatttcagTTTATGTATACCTTGCACGATATTGACACACACTCTCTTGTTCTGTTTGTAAAAAGATTTGAAGAAAGCCAAGCTTATTCAGACAGACACACGTATGCCTCTAACAAAGACATGCTCCAGTGAATGGCGGTACTGTTATACAATATAATTCCAGCAACGTGACACCTCGTGAGCTGTTTTGTGTCAGGTATTCAAGGCAGATGATGTATTTAgctaaagtatttttaaaaaaaaaatacaacacagTGTTACCTTATAAAATCACAGTTTCCTGTATCGTGAAAGTTCTCGTATTTGAATCATAAGGGAAAGAATTACctctcccccactctctctctcccacacacacacaaacagactaACCCAGTTTAAAACAACGAACACTGTATAAATGTTTCCATCATTGTAAACCTAGTCAACAGCTGAATGAAATGTATTGTCTTACTATCGATAAGCCATTAAGCAGACCTATAATCCCCTTTTACGTAGATGTTTGACTGTTACACAGAGAACAGCTGTGTAACGAAAACTGCAGTCTGCACTGAAATCTCTCATGCATGCAATAAATTGTCAGGTAAGTGGGTCAGACAGTGAATAACATTAGAAGC contains:
- the LOC112570637 gene encoding uncharacterized protein LOC112570637 isoform X3 encodes the protein MPLKTKKPLPVTKLGHNLKANTKKVTVAGRIFSKQGNGSKKQEKKKPRTKAGYSLYSSESSEQHTSNSRTSAQDTCAKFTTLVENWMAHQNDSQEVYGLHNIQASDIVHDRTPFNRRLVSSTPDPEKLLEELPGDQQFIPERDSSNLPKAGSMEAPSKTHSCDMQLGAVLTDSHRQLLRQQIDTMLLADGYEELILKQQQKNSKWQKEMPFERNSKSTEMWDTNDDNPKKTYVSSSKLKCQNKSNPVTADSRPLDVSLMSAAATWQHMVKEKTLQTRSSDIGVFHHFLHRDSSISGPPSAFVQDQSSEHVVNSGRVFVPQSDGSFAPNISTGFTPAFEQKGISTHTLARSFTSSPNFQPLSVKIDGKTGDKCVGFVTPDFHPQPGLLHVPTPACSPLKLEHSRDPSTNNIPQKKALSLKDSGIKSATVQEMETPCSIPELSVSSFDFNAQGFHAAAVCVEDLPSPRSRAILGRDSEGALAAGNNNASLGKLLQSAHTSTSKMAEKQKVDSKENYTCDGYYINKSEQDHIEDISSLPTPRAFIPTPMHSPDRQKPELEHLHCLDLHLNKNNNSDSLVVDYCEGHGEQQGGKETNGRRPLRREGLAHFTLQFPGQIKSVREALADDFEESTCRNSAATEDDHDEMEPQNPACTPVSSSVYNSRDVVNGPRRLRQLMFELHQTCAIDGDLEICQLVQEISNLIESLPQLKITFNLQAEIDLAMQPLRIDNSQLRRRLRILNQQLKERERREREGCSPGMEFEMLHLQTENASLLRQLKEERDECKKLNHHITEQQRQTDKVNKELQLLKTKISEMEHGKLIERQEQTQGIKGLHQELEMMSRRNESLQMKLASADRENSILHLNIRQHDMEIARLQTILGNLKQGVCDVLQFFDQNVGSHDTTDIGLQKLLSFLKASSQTHKK